In Brachypodium distachyon strain Bd21 chromosome 2, Brachypodium_distachyon_v3.0, whole genome shotgun sequence, one genomic interval encodes:
- the LOC100823244 gene encoding uncharacterized protein LOC100823244, with product MASPFPSLASLLAPRPVLLYAATWTAVATMAVAVAAFAPELAFVWGVAPGAPLTAACPMDDGGGSIGLPLDGPPWDAVCVPAALFGRAIPDVLVPLVFAITVVASALGFTTAVGVWEEDDEDDQEGHAGQV from the coding sequence ATGGCGTCCCCCTTCCCGTCGCTGGCCAGCCTCCTAGCCCCCCGCCCGGTGCTCCTCTACGCGGCCACGTGGACCGCGGTGGCCAccatggccgtggccgtggcggcaTTCGCACCGGAGCTCGCCTTTGTCTGGGGCGTCGCGCCGGGGGCGCCGCTCACCGCAGCGTGCCCCATGGACGATGGCGGCGGAAGCATCGGGCTGCCGCTCGACGGGCCGCCATGGGACGCCGTCTGCGTGCCCGCGGCCCTCTTCGGCCGGGCCATCCCGGATGTGCTGGTCCCGCTCGTCTTCGCCATCACTGTCGTTGCCAGCGCCCTCGGCTTCACCACCGCCGTTGGTGTctgggaggaggacgacgaagacgatCAAGAAGGCCATGCTGGACAAGTCTAG
- the LOC100823554 gene encoding transcription factor bHLH110 isoform X2, with the protein MSPRIWSFLGACLPYTSWFVPVRTCNIALGIVAQQNDKFRDRNGRNKLMFEYIINWTLVCSDQLSPDELELLLQSAQAQLHHNHSHSHLPAAASPLTAAVAPHQLSSLLMMQELGFQWSSAVTETTADTSSSSQQHQDAVLKDDDQEEAPKLASVGSLINSCRHRSSPMTVDYNDIVVDHGGGGAVVLPSFNVSLMQKPCPVVGGEAFEMLCKSGQLAMMPTSGTRLLGSEHMAYDYGPPAHHHRLLQGPSSSYKMGTVPAALLSGNGNVSSCHDEQQLQLAAAVSSISSKKKSTRLRPSTTIIPSFKVRKEKLGDRIAALQQLVSPFGKTDTASVLMEAIGYINFLQDQVETLSGPYMKSSKHKKARTTQQRGPSNTGDQKEEAKLDLRSRGLCLVPLSCTSYVTNENGVWAPPNFRGN; encoded by the exons ATGAGTCCTAGGATTTGGAGTTTTCTTGGTGCTTGTTTGCCATATACCTCCTGGTTTGTCCCCGTGCGTACGTGCAATATTGCATTGGGAATTGTAGCACAGCAAAATGACAAATTTAGAGACAGGAATGgaagaaacaaattaatgtTTGAATATATAATTAACTGGACTCTTGTTTGCAGTGACCAGTTGAGTCCAGATGAGCTTGAGCTACTCCTGCAGTCAGCACAAGCCCAGCTCCACCATAACCATAGCCATAGCCAtcttcctgctgctgcttctccaTTAACAGCAGCAGTAGCTCCTCATCAGCTCAGCTCACTGCTGATGATGCAAGAGCTAGGGTTCCAATGGAGCAGCGCCGTCACAGAGACGACGGCAGacacaagcagcagcagccagcagcatCAAGATGCAGTACTCAAAGACGATGATCAGGAGGAGGCGCCCAAGCTAGCATCTGTTGGATCCCTTATTAATAGCTGCCGGCATAGATCTTCGCCGATGACCGTTGATTACAACGACATCGTCGTTGACcacggtggtggcggcgccgtcgtGCTCCCGAGCTTCAATGTCTCGCTGATGCAGAAGCCGTGCCCGGTGGTCGGCGGAGAGGCGTTTGAGATGCTTTGCAAGAGCGGGCAGCTGGCAATGATGCCTACTTCTGGGACGCGATTGTTGGGATCAGAGCATATGGCCTATGACTATGGCCCTCCTGCTCATCATCACCGTCTTCTTCAAGGGCCATCGTCCAGCTACAAG ATGGGTACTGTGCCAGCTGCTTTATTGAGTGGAAATGGAAATGTATCATCATGTCATGATGAGCAGCAATTGCAATTAGCTGCTGCAGTATCATCGATAtcgtccaagaagaagagtacTAGGCTAAGACCCTCCACCACCATAATTCCTTCTTTCAAG GTAAGGAAAGAGAAGTTAGGAGATAGAATTGCTGCTCTCCAGCAACTGGTCTCACCCTTTGGCAAG ACTGATACTGCATCAGTACTCATGGAGGCCATTGGGTACATCAATTTTCTTCAAGACCAGGTTGAG ACTTTAAGCGGACCCTACATGAAATCGTCCAAACATAAGAAAGCCAGGACAACACAACAACGG GGGCCATCTAACACCGGAGATCAAAAGGAGGAAGCAAAGCTTGATCTTCGCAGTAGAGGGCTGTGCTTGGTGCCTCTTTCATGCACCTCCTACGTCACCAATGAGAATGGCGTTTGGGCTCCACCTAATTTTAGGGGAAACTAA
- the LOC106865383 gene encoding putative pentatricopeptide repeat-containing protein At3g15200: MPPAPAYAVLAAAFRTKKPLFVPRWFGGLGSCTSTVWRNASEVLPDAALPPRFCPTVVPRGYVLGAPRLCHTSASEDSRDVCIDQVLRILKSSDGDTDLGKALHRFAGEMDEDVVLRVLQKQRSNWQVALLFFNWAAGLPAYAHGPRTYTEMLDILGRMKKVKLMTQLFDEIPEERRGLVVTNRTFAVLLNRYAGAHKVQEAIEMFYKRKDYGFEVDLVGFQILLMSLCRYKHVEEAEALFLQKKDEFPPVIKSWNIILNGWCVKGSLPDAKRIWNQIIASKLKPDLFTYGTFINSLTKAGKLSTAVKLFTSMWEKGINPDVAICNCIIDQLCFKKKIPEALDIFREMTDRGCQADVATYNTLIKYFCKIRRTEKVYELLDDMENKGCSPNNMTYSYILKTTEKPKDVIHLLQRMEKSGCRLDSDTYNLILNLYVSMKYENGVQQVWDEMERNGSGPDQRSFTIMVHGLHSQGRLDQALQYYTTMKSRGMTPEPRTRILVKAIHMKKDGPAVEDQSPSMVGENLKLDPLSGLFRVRK; this comes from the exons atgccgccggcgccggcgtacgcggtcctcgccgccgccttcagGACCAAAAAGCCCCTCTTTG TTCCTAGGTGGTTCGGCGGTCTTGGTTCGTGCACGTCAACTGTTTGGCGGAATGCGTCAGAGGTGCTTCCTGACGCAGCCTTGCCTCCACGCTTTTGCCCAACTGTTGTTCCAAGAGGATATGTTCTCGGAGCACCGAGGCTTTGCCATACCAGCGCTTCGGAGGATTCTCGGGATGTCTGCATTGATCAAGTTCTGAGGATTCTCAAGTCCAGCGACGGCGATACTGACCTTGGCAAAGCTCTCCATCGGTTTGCCGGTGAGATGGATGAGGATGTTGTTCTGAGAGTCCTACAGAAGCAGCGGTCGAATTGGCAGGTTGCGCTGTTGTTTTTCAATTGGGCTGCCGGGCTGCCTGCGTATGCCCATGGTCCAAGGACCTACACTGAGATGCTCGACATCCTTGGGCGAATGAAGAAGGTCAAGCTGATGACACAGCTCTTTGACGAGATCCCTGAAGAGCGGCGGGGATTGGTCGTGACGAACCGGACGTTTGCTGTCCTGTTGAACCGGTATGCAGGGGCGCACAAGGTGCAAGAAGCAATCGAGATGTTCTACAAGAGGAAGGATTATGGATTTGAGGTCGACTTAGTTGGCTTCCAGATACTTCTGATGTCGCTTTGTCGGTACAAGCATGTCGAGGAGGCAGAGGCCCTCTTTCTCCAAAAGAAAGATGAGTTCCCTCCTGTCATAAAGAGCTGGAATATTATTCTTAATGGCTGGTGTGTCAAGGGAAGCCTGCCTGATGCTAAAAGAATTTGGAACCAGATCATTGCATCTAAGCTTAAGCCGGACCTGTTCACCTATGGTACATTCATAAATTCACTGACCAAAGCAGGTAAACTTAGCACGGCGGTGAAACTGTTTACAAGCATGTGGGAGAAAGGAATAAATCCTGATGTGGCGATTTGCAACTGTATTATTGATCAATTGTGCTTCAAGAAAAAGATTCCAGAAGCACTTGATATTTTCCGTGAGATGACTGACCGTGGTTGTCAAGCAGATGTGGCTACCTACAACACTTTGATAAAATACTTCTGTAAGATTAGGCGGACAGAGAAAGTGTATGAGCTTTTGGATGATATGGAGAACAAGGGCTGCTCTCCGAACAATATGACATACTCCTACATTCTGAAGACTACTGAGAAACCCAAAGATGTTATTCATTTGCTTCAGAGAATGGAGAAATCAGGTTGTCGGTTAGACTCTGACACATATAACTTAATATTGAACCTGTATGTCAGTATGAAATATGAAAACGGAGTACAACAAGTATGGGATGAGATGGAGAGGAATGGATCAGGTCCAGATCAGCGATCATTTACCATTATGGTTCATGGACTTCACTCCCAGGGAAGGCTGGATCAGGCCTTGCAATATTACACAACAATGAAATCCAGAGGGATGACACCCGAACCAAGAACAAGGATATTGGTGAAAGCAATACATATGAAGAAAGATGGACCTGCTGTAGAAGATCAGTCTCCAAGCATGGTAGGGGAGAATCTAAAACTGGATCCACTATCAGGACTATTCCGAGTTCGTAAATAG
- the LOC100823554 gene encoding transcription factor bHLH110 isoform X1, translated as MMASSSSSSDLSAADHHHLILQGDLPWRPPSSSLPLAPALQHAIGGTHQQWNQPLILDQLSPDELELLLQSAQAQLHHNHSHSHLPAAASPLTAAVAPHQLSSLLMMQELGFQWSSAVTETTADTSSSSQQHQDAVLKDDDQEEAPKLASVGSLINSCRHRSSPMTVDYNDIVVDHGGGGAVVLPSFNVSLMQKPCPVVGGEAFEMLCKSGQLAMMPTSGTRLLGSEHMAYDYGPPAHHHRLLQGPSSSYKMGTVPAALLSGNGNVSSCHDEQQLQLAAAVSSISSKKKSTRLRPSTTIIPSFKVRKEKLGDRIAALQQLVSPFGKTDTASVLMEAIGYINFPDHRLLDSLTIAYVMQTLSGPYMKSSKHKKARTTQQRGPSNTGDQKEEAKLDLRSRGLCLVPLSCTSYVTNENGVWAPPNFRGN; from the exons ATGATggcatcctcttcttcctcctccgaccTCAGTGCTGCAGATCATCATCACCTGATCTTGCAAGGTGATCTCCCATGGCggcctccttcttcttccctacCACTTGCTCCAGCTCTTCAGCACGCCATTGGAGGCACCCACCAACAATGGAACCAACCCCTAATACT TGACCAGTTGAGTCCAGATGAGCTTGAGCTACTCCTGCAGTCAGCACAAGCCCAGCTCCACCATAACCATAGCCATAGCCAtcttcctgctgctgcttctccaTTAACAGCAGCAGTAGCTCCTCATCAGCTCAGCTCACTGCTGATGATGCAAGAGCTAGGGTTCCAATGGAGCAGCGCCGTCACAGAGACGACGGCAGacacaagcagcagcagccagcagcatCAAGATGCAGTACTCAAAGACGATGATCAGGAGGAGGCGCCCAAGCTAGCATCTGTTGGATCCCTTATTAATAGCTGCCGGCATAGATCTTCGCCGATGACCGTTGATTACAACGACATCGTCGTTGACcacggtggtggcggcgccgtcgtGCTCCCGAGCTTCAATGTCTCGCTGATGCAGAAGCCGTGCCCGGTGGTCGGCGGAGAGGCGTTTGAGATGCTTTGCAAGAGCGGGCAGCTGGCAATGATGCCTACTTCTGGGACGCGATTGTTGGGATCAGAGCATATGGCCTATGACTATGGCCCTCCTGCTCATCATCACCGTCTTCTTCAAGGGCCATCGTCCAGCTACAAG ATGGGTACTGTGCCAGCTGCTTTATTGAGTGGAAATGGAAATGTATCATCATGTCATGATGAGCAGCAATTGCAATTAGCTGCTGCAGTATCATCGATAtcgtccaagaagaagagtacTAGGCTAAGACCCTCCACCACCATAATTCCTTCTTTCAAG GTAAGGAAAGAGAAGTTAGGAGATAGAATTGCTGCTCTCCAGCAACTGGTCTCACCCTTTGGCAAG ACTGATACTGCATCAGTACTCATGGAGGCCATTGGGTACATCAATTTT CCTGACCATCGTTTACTTGATTCATTGACTATTGCATATGTAATGCAGACTTTAAGCGGACCCTACATGAAATCGTCCAAACATAAGAAAGCCAGGACAACACAACAACGG GGGCCATCTAACACCGGAGATCAAAAGGAGGAAGCAAAGCTTGATCTTCGCAGTAGAGGGCTGTGCTTGGTGCCTCTTTCATGCACCTCCTACGTCACCAATGAGAATGGCGTTTGGGCTCCACCTAATTTTAGGGGAAACTAA
- the LOC100827273 gene encoding short-chain dehydrogenase TIC 32, chloroplastic has translation MGILSLITGKLGASGFGSGSTAEQVTDGVDATRLTVIVTGGSSGIGLETSRVFALRGAHVIIAARNTEAASEARKRITEANPTARVDVLKLDLSSLKSVKAFAEQFNSMNLPLNILINNAGVMFCPFQLSEDEVEMQFATNHLGHFLLTNLLLDNMKATAKSTGIEGRIVNLSSVAHLHTYPKGIQFDELNDKKIYNDKLAYGQSKLANILHAKELSRRLKEEGANITVNCVHPGLIMTNLMRHSFALMKAIRVVTYMLWKNVPQGAATTCYVGMSPQLAGVSGKYFADCNEEKTSKMARSDALAKQLWEFSEELIRSAK, from the exons ATGGGAATCTTGTCGCTCATAACCGGCAAGCTGGGCGCCAGCGGGTTCGGCTCCGGGTCCACGGCGGAGCAGGTCACCGACGGCGTCGACGCCACCCGCCTCACCGTCATCGTCACAG GGGGGTCTAGTGGCATTGGTCTAGAGACCTCGAGAGTCTTTGCCCTGAGAGGAGCCCATGTCATCATTGCCGCTAGAAATACGGAGGCTGCATCAGAGGCAAGGAAGCGCATCACAGAGGCAAATCCAACAGCTCGTGTCGATGTTCTGAAGCTTGACCTTAGCTCCCTCAAGTCTGTCAAGGCCTTCGCAGAGCAGTTCAACTCGATGAATCTTCCGCTGAACATCTTGAT AAACAATGCAGGTGTCATGTTCTGTCCTTTCCAACTGTCTGAAGATGAGGTTGAGATGCAGTTTGCCACCAATCATCTCG GTCACTTTCTACTGACCAACCTTCTCCTTGATAATATGAAAGCCACTGCTAAGTCTACTGGTATTGAGGGTCGCATTGTGAACTTATCATCAGTTGCCCACCTCCATACATATCCAAAGGGGATTCAATTTGATGAACTCAATGACAAGAAAAT ATACAATGATAAACTGGCCTATGGGCAATCTAAGCTTGCAAACATACTGCACGCGAAAGAGCTCTCTAGACGGCTCAAG GAGGAAGGAGCTAACATCACTGTTAATTGTGTTCATCCTGGATTGATCATGACCAATTTGATGAGGCACTCCTTTGCTCTGATGA AGGCAATTCGAGTCGTCACTTACATGCTTTGGAAGAATGTACCTCAG GGAGCTGCAACTACTTGCTACGTAGGGATGAGCCCTCAACTGGCGGGAGTGTCAGGTAAATACTTTGCTGACTGCAATGAGGAGAAGACGAGCAAAATGGCGAGGAGCGACGCCTTGGCGAAGCAACTCTGGGAATTCAGCGAAGAGCTCATCAGGTCTGCAAAATGA